The proteins below come from a single Halostagnicola larsenii XH-48 genomic window:
- a CDS encoding DUF2150 family protein, with product MSNPPTEFYSAERWQNWIGRIQDEDIDPEDEDSARLLLNLQDDTAIAVAKIVAAYDDGEIDQETALEEIQDVREIVLSEVDIDDEEKLILVDGVQTSLVCVFFAAEEYVADGPAEDGTVDDYVGAAADAEAEENLDAALGYAAQAGTLIIDGEELDMSVAEELEYGLVTEWINGLDSLQSAMSDPEVVEEDE from the coding sequence ATGAGCAATCCCCCGACGGAGTTCTATTCAGCAGAACGATGGCAAAACTGGATCGGTCGCATTCAAGACGAGGACATCGATCCGGAAGACGAGGACTCGGCGCGCCTGCTGTTGAATCTGCAGGACGATACGGCGATCGCCGTCGCGAAAATCGTCGCTGCCTACGACGACGGGGAAATCGATCAGGAAACGGCACTCGAGGAAATTCAGGACGTTCGCGAAATCGTGCTCTCGGAAGTCGACATCGACGACGAGGAGAAACTGATCCTCGTCGACGGCGTCCAGACGAGTCTCGTCTGCGTCTTCTTCGCCGCCGAGGAGTACGTCGCGGACGGCCCGGCCGAAGACGGGACCGTCGACGACTATGTCGGCGCTGCCGCCGACGCGGAAGCCGAGGAGAACCTCGACGCGGCGCTGGGCTACGCCGCACAGGCTGGAACGCTGATCATCGATGGCGAGGAACTCGACATGTCGGTGGCAGAAGAACTCGAGTACGGCCTCGTCACCGAGTGGATAAACGGCCTCGACAGCCTTCAGAGCGCCATGAGCGACCCCGAGGTCGTCGAAGAAGACGAGTAG
- a CDS encoding GNAT family N-acetyltransferase — protein sequence MYVRDAKNREEVWLLDHIESMGLDETSFRSRDYVVAIDEESGEKAGFARIRVHKIDDDQSDDKPDECCELTSIGVLETWRGQGVGAHIIERLVEYAGDDGFETVYALTSESAYLRQFGFERIDESALPEPLVDRLEQKRAGIDPEAVPLALAVESFELPNRLREAFKRASEHDGSTDSSTESPEDFGIDSESATYKYDTGR from the coding sequence ATGTACGTCCGAGATGCGAAAAACAGAGAGGAGGTCTGGCTTCTCGATCATATCGAGTCGATGGGGCTCGACGAAACGTCGTTTCGCTCTCGAGACTACGTCGTCGCGATCGACGAAGAGTCGGGGGAAAAGGCGGGGTTTGCTCGAATCCGCGTCCACAAGATCGACGACGACCAGTCCGACGACAAACCGGACGAATGCTGTGAACTCACGAGTATCGGCGTCCTCGAGACTTGGCGCGGCCAGGGCGTCGGCGCACACATCATCGAACGGTTAGTCGAGTACGCGGGAGACGACGGGTTCGAAACCGTCTATGCCCTGACGAGCGAATCCGCGTACCTGCGACAGTTCGGCTTCGAGCGGATCGACGAGAGCGCGCTTCCCGAACCGCTGGTCGACAGACTCGAGCAAAAGCGCGCCGGGATCGATCCGGAGGCGGTCCCCCTCGCGCTCGCGGTCGAATCGTTCGAACTCCCGAACCGGCTCAGGGAGGCGTTCAAGCGGGCGAGCGAACACGACGGATCGACGGACTCAAGTACTGAGTCGCCGGAGGATTTCGGTATCGATTCGGAGTCAGCCACCTACAAGTATGATACAGGACGATAA
- a CDS encoding TatD family hydrolase — MIDEDTPVLDNHMHLDPDHGRGIDAVEDFARLGGTHLLVVNKPSWHLGVEAERGEDFRPVFERTLEIVEAASDVLDGRAWPVLGVHPGLVSRLVDERGYAPEIARDIMQDGIDLAAEYVESGDALALKSGRPHYEVDDAVWTASNEVMRHAFDHGGSLECAVQLHTEASEAMPEVAAWAEEAGLPAHRVVKHYAAGRLEGPTPSVMSEKDRLEIAAERGEPFLMETDFVDDPDRPGAVLGPKTVPRRVRWLVEEGYERAVRIAHVETPERVYGIDTVDTLTRP; from the coding sequence ATGATCGACGAGGATACGCCGGTGCTGGACAACCACATGCACCTGGACCCGGATCACGGCCGCGGCATCGACGCCGTCGAGGACTTCGCCCGGCTCGGCGGGACGCATCTGCTCGTCGTCAACAAACCGTCGTGGCACCTCGGCGTCGAAGCCGAGCGCGGCGAGGACTTCCGCCCGGTCTTCGAGCGAACGCTCGAGATCGTCGAAGCCGCATCGGACGTTCTCGACGGGCGGGCGTGGCCCGTCCTCGGAGTCCACCCCGGCCTCGTTTCGCGACTCGTCGACGAACGAGGGTACGCACCCGAGATCGCTCGTGACATCATGCAGGACGGAATCGACCTCGCGGCCGAGTACGTCGAGTCGGGCGATGCCCTGGCGCTGAAATCCGGTCGACCACACTACGAGGTCGACGACGCCGTCTGGACGGCCTCGAACGAAGTGATGCGACACGCGTTCGACCACGGTGGTTCCCTCGAGTGTGCGGTCCAGTTACACACCGAAGCGAGCGAGGCGATGCCGGAGGTCGCCGCGTGGGCCGAAGAAGCCGGGTTGCCGGCACACCGGGTCGTCAAACACTACGCGGCGGGACGTCTCGAGGGGCCGACACCGAGCGTGATGAGCGAGAAAGATCGGCTCGAGATCGCGGCCGAACGCGGCGAACCGTTTCTGATGGAAACGGACTTCGTCGACGACCCCGATCGGCCGGGTGCGGTTTTGGGGCCGAAAACGGTTCCCCGTCGCGTTCGCTGGCTCGTAGAGGAGGGGTACGAGAGGGCGGTCAGAATCGCCCACGTCGAAACGCCGGAGCGGGTCTACGGAATCGACACGGTGGACACGCTGACTCGCCCCTAA
- a CDS encoding undecaprenyl-diphosphate phosphatase gives MTDYWDLLVAILAGIVQGVVEWLPVSSQGNLSLFLTLFDISPDNALQLALFLQFGTTLSATLYYREEIGRSLEAVPQWRPRSAFTGQNAVTTFVVVASIATGAIGLPIYFLAVDIASELRGGLFIAIIGVLLVLTGVLELASKSTDLADRTEPTLRDAVIVGGIQGLSILPGVSRSGVTTSTLLFRSYQAPSAFRLSFLLSIPAGIAAGVLIFVTEGGVPGIGLEMAAVAIATSAVVGYATIGLLMRVVERIPFWIVCFGLGGLAIVGGGGVALLTA, from the coding sequence ATGACCGATTACTGGGACCTCCTCGTCGCGATCCTCGCCGGGATCGTCCAGGGCGTCGTCGAGTGGCTCCCGGTCTCCTCGCAGGGGAACCTCTCGCTGTTTCTCACGCTGTTCGACATCTCGCCAGATAACGCCCTGCAACTCGCGCTGTTCTTGCAGTTCGGAACGACGCTCTCGGCAACGCTTTACTACCGCGAGGAGATCGGGAGGAGTCTCGAGGCCGTTCCCCAATGGCGCCCCCGGTCGGCGTTTACCGGGCAGAACGCGGTGACGACGTTCGTCGTCGTCGCGAGTATCGCGACGGGGGCGATCGGCCTTCCGATCTACTTTCTCGCGGTCGACATCGCCAGCGAACTCCGCGGCGGCCTGTTCATCGCGATCATCGGCGTCCTCCTCGTGTTGACCGGCGTGCTAGAACTCGCCTCGAAGTCGACGGATCTCGCGGATCGAACGGAGCCAACGCTCCGAGACGCGGTTATCGTCGGCGGAATTCAGGGGCTTTCGATCCTGCCCGGCGTTTCGCGTTCGGGTGTGACGACGAGCACCCTGCTCTTTCGCTCGTATCAGGCACCCTCCGCGTTTCGACTCTCCTTCCTGCTCTCGATCCCCGCGGGAATCGCTGCAGGCGTGTTGATCTTCGTCACCGAAGGCGGGGTTCCGGGGATCGGCCTCGAGATGGCCGCCGTCGCCATCGCAACGAGTGCGGTCGTCGGTTACGCGACGATCGGACTCTTGATGCGGGTCGTCGAGCGCATTCCCTTTTGGATCGTCTGTTTCGGCCTCGGCGGCTTAGCCATCGTCGGCGGTGGTGGCGTGGCGCTGCTTACGGCCTGA
- a CDS encoding MATE family efflux transporter translates to MFVVLSLTSRRFWRVWKRVFSLSWPVMAEQVLRTLMRTTDLIVAGLFSPAAITAVGLADIYARLPLRFGIGIGDGAIALSSQDTGAEADANRDQAVSQALLIGIIGGIPFVLFGLFLNEFAISILGSLAEEGAFADVIEYGSVYLMIVMLSAPAIHVNFIAARSIHGTGDTRTPMYVNGVVNAINIVATVGLALGLGPFPELGVIGIALATAVSDSLGALAFLAILWSPLNEIQYVVPRQFVITKQLVLISWPRIAEGLTEMFAEFPFNAILLAFGTEVNAAYHIGRRMYQQVASPLARGYGVASNILVGQALGRGEPETAFYNGLAATGLSTLTVGGFCLLLFFFAEQFVLVFTNDPATVSYASGFAQAYAIAAVLIAAYLALSGSLRGGSETIPPFIARVIGTFVFLLGFTYVFGVVLEYGVIAAYVAIVLDFVFRVAYLGAIFYRRRWIDRGTSMMRERGSIEEGATED, encoded by the coding sequence GTGTTCGTCGTCCTTTCACTGACCAGTCGCAGATTCTGGCGGGTCTGGAAGCGCGTGTTCAGCCTGTCGTGGCCGGTGATGGCCGAGCAGGTGCTCCGGACGTTGATGCGGACGACGGATCTGATCGTCGCGGGCCTCTTTTCACCCGCTGCCATCACCGCGGTCGGACTCGCGGACATCTACGCTCGCCTTCCCCTTCGATTCGGAATCGGGATCGGCGACGGTGCGATCGCCCTCTCGAGTCAGGATACCGGTGCCGAGGCGGACGCGAACAGGGATCAGGCGGTATCGCAGGCGCTTTTGATCGGGATCATCGGGGGAATCCCGTTCGTGCTGTTCGGCCTCTTTCTCAACGAGTTTGCCATCTCGATTTTGGGATCGCTCGCCGAGGAGGGGGCGTTCGCGGACGTGATCGAGTACGGGAGCGTCTACCTCATGATCGTCATGCTCTCTGCGCCGGCGATCCACGTCAACTTCATCGCGGCGCGCTCGATTCACGGCACCGGCGACACGCGGACGCCGATGTACGTAAACGGCGTGGTCAACGCGATCAACATCGTCGCAACCGTCGGCCTCGCGCTCGGTCTCGGACCGTTTCCGGAACTCGGCGTCATCGGCATCGCGCTCGCGACCGCCGTCTCAGACTCGCTGGGCGCACTCGCCTTTCTGGCGATACTCTGGTCGCCGCTCAACGAGATTCAGTACGTCGTCCCGCGCCAGTTCGTCATCACGAAACAACTCGTCCTCATTAGCTGGCCGCGGATCGCCGAGGGGCTCACCGAGATGTTCGCCGAGTTCCCGTTCAACGCCATCCTGCTGGCGTTCGGAACCGAAGTCAACGCCGCCTACCACATCGGTCGTCGGATGTACCAGCAGGTCGCCTCGCCGCTCGCTCGCGGCTACGGCGTCGCCTCGAACATTTTGGTCGGGCAGGCACTCGGCCGCGGCGAGCCGGAAACCGCGTTCTACAACGGCCTGGCGGCGACCGGCCTCAGCACGCTTACGGTCGGCGGGTTCTGTCTGTTGCTCTTTTTCTTCGCAGAGCAGTTCGTGCTCGTGTTCACGAACGATCCGGCGACGGTGTCCTACGCCAGCGGGTTCGCCCAGGCCTACGCGATCGCCGCGGTGTTGATCGCCGCCTACCTCGCTCTCTCCGGATCGCTCCGCGGCGGGAGCGAGACGATTCCGCCGTTTATCGCCCGCGTGATAGGTACCTTCGTCTTCCTGCTCGGATTCACCTACGTGTTCGGCGTCGTCCTCGAGTACGGCGTCATCGCGGCCTACGTCGCCATCGTGCTGGACTTCGTCTTCCGAGTCGCGTACCTCGGGGCGATCTTCTACCGAAGGCGGTGGATCGATCGGGGTACCTCGATGATGCGAGAACGCGGGAGCATAGAGGAAGGGGCGACAGAAGATTGA
- the glmS gene encoding glutamine--fructose-6-phosphate transaminase (isomerizing): MCGIIGYVGSDGSDATAPDAIDVLLDGLSTLEYRGYDSAGVALANGELDVYKAEGELESLTSTLPTGSLRDPAVGIGHTRWSTHGPPTDTNAHPHTDADERVAIVHNGIIENYRTLRDELEADGVTFESETDTEVVPHLIASYLGSGDGDDRMGERDRGDRERAFRRAIDRLEGSYAIAAVFEGDETVYATRKESPLVLGLEGDSSGEAPERASGYFLASDVPAFIEHTDRVVYLEDEEFVRLDSSGWEVSDSDGNALEKAVQTVDWDADDTGKSGYDHYMLKEIHEQPSSLRQCLRGRVNELQGSVTLEELDAVVEQEFASPVQFVACGTSYHAALYAASLLQQEETPATATIASEFTTDRVPVNDGSLVVGITQSGETADTLRALREANRAGATTLAVTNTVGSSAARAADHALYIRAGPEIGVAATKTFASQQLALLLLSVALTGRSSHDDIQSLRRVPDQVQTILDTSSARAIAAELVDSQAFFFIGRGMHHPVALEGALKFKEITYEHAEGFAAGELKHGPLALVTEDTPVFAIVTGDGGTARKTISNIKEVEARDAPVVVVTDGVSDVERYADHVLRIPETDECSAAVLANVQLQLIAYWVANEMGRSIDKPRNLAKSVTVE; encoded by the coding sequence ATGTGTGGGATCATCGGCTACGTCGGTTCGGACGGGAGCGACGCCACCGCTCCCGATGCGATCGACGTCTTGCTCGACGGGCTCTCGACCCTCGAGTACCGGGGATACGATTCCGCTGGCGTCGCGCTCGCGAACGGCGAACTCGACGTGTACAAAGCCGAGGGCGAACTCGAGTCGCTGACGTCCACACTGCCTACCGGGTCGCTTCGCGACCCCGCGGTCGGTATCGGACACACGCGCTGGAGCACGCACGGACCGCCGACCGACACGAACGCCCATCCACACACCGACGCGGACGAGCGCGTCGCGATCGTCCACAACGGGATCATCGAGAACTATCGGACGCTACGCGACGAACTCGAAGCGGACGGTGTCACCTTCGAGAGCGAAACCGACACCGAAGTCGTCCCGCACCTGATCGCGAGCTATCTCGGGTCGGGAGACGGTGATGATCGAATGGGCGAGCGAGACAGGGGCGATCGCGAACGGGCGTTTCGCCGCGCGATCGACCGCCTCGAGGGAAGTTACGCGATCGCGGCCGTTTTCGAAGGCGACGAAACGGTGTACGCGACGCGCAAGGAGTCGCCGCTCGTGCTCGGTCTCGAGGGCGACTCATCCGGCGAGGCTCCCGAACGAGCGAGCGGCTACTTCCTCGCGAGCGACGTCCCCGCGTTCATCGAGCACACGGATCGGGTCGTCTACCTCGAGGACGAGGAGTTCGTTCGGCTCGATAGCTCGGGCTGGGAGGTGTCCGATTCGGACGGAAACGCTCTCGAGAAGGCAGTCCAGACCGTCGACTGGGACGCCGATGACACCGGTAAGAGCGGCTACGACCACTACATGCTCAAAGAGATTCACGAGCAACCCTCGTCGCTCAGGCAGTGTCTTCGGGGGCGAGTGAACGAACTGCAGGGGAGCGTGACGCTCGAGGAACTCGACGCGGTCGTCGAGCAGGAGTTTGCTTCGCCGGTGCAGTTCGTTGCCTGTGGAACCTCGTATCACGCCGCGCTCTATGCGGCGTCGCTATTGCAACAGGAAGAGACGCCTGCGACGGCGACCATCGCGAGCGAGTTCACGACCGACCGCGTGCCGGTGAACGATGGGTCGCTCGTCGTCGGGATCACCCAGAGCGGGGAGACGGCAGACACGCTACGCGCACTTCGGGAGGCAAACCGCGCCGGCGCGACGACCCTCGCGGTGACCAACACCGTCGGGAGTTCGGCCGCTCGAGCGGCCGATCACGCGCTGTACATTCGCGCCGGCCCGGAGATCGGCGTCGCGGCGACCAAGACGTTCGCCAGCCAGCAACTCGCGCTGTTGCTGTTGAGCGTCGCGTTGACCGGTCGAAGCTCCCACGACGACATCCAGTCGCTGCGACGCGTTCCCGATCAGGTACAGACGATACTCGACACCTCGAGTGCGCGGGCGATCGCCGCGGAACTGGTCGACTCGCAGGCGTTTTTCTTCATCGGACGCGGGATGCACCACCCGGTCGCGCTCGAGGGGGCGCTGAAGTTCAAGGAGATTACCTACGAACACGCCGAGGGGTTCGCGGCCGGCGAACTGAAACACGGGCCGCTCGCGCTGGTCACCGAGGACACCCCGGTCTTTGCGATCGTGACCGGTGACGGGGGGACCGCCCGCAAGACGATTTCGAACATCAAGGAAGTCGAGGCTCGAGACGCACCGGTTGTCGTCGTCACCGACGGCGTTTCCGACGTCGAGCGCTACGCGGATCACGTCCTCCGGATCCCCGAAACCGACGAATGCAGCGCCGCCGTGCTCGCGAACGTCCAGTTACAGCTCATCGCCTACTGGGTGGCAAACGAGATGGGGAGATCGATCGACAAACCGCGGAACCTCGCCAAGAGCGTGACCGTCGAATGA
- a CDS encoding amino acid permease → MSSDEELAKDLGLFAALTIGIGTMIGAGIFVLPGEAVADAGPLTILTFIIGGVIAIFTALSASELGTAMPKSGGAYFYVNRALGPLFGSIAGWANWIGLAFASAFYMFGLGEYINDFLGMGAVGIGPVTLMPAQVIGLVGALLFIGVNYAGAKETGTLQIIIVTVLLGILGTFSAVAIFNADADSLRPIAPSGTTGEVLPVTGVIFVSYLGFVQITSVAEEIKNPGKNLPRAVIGSVLIVTTIYAVFLTLLLASVPTELVNGNKTAVVDAAQLLFGQYSISGYDLGAIGATLLLFGGLLATASSANASILSSSRINFAMGREKIVTPKLNDIHPRFGTPYRSIAITGALIVVFLLVGNLETLATASSVLHLIVYGLLNIALIVMREAEPEGYDPDFEVPFYPVVPIIGALSSFALIVYINPQIVFLSALFVLFAAVWYLLYARQKVESAGVLAGWILDRSEELPDAAVSAAASVQPEKSDYRVLVPLANPSNEAHLITLASAIANERDGTVVAVNIEQIPDQTSLQSAREQGDYEAAEQLLEQAQADAETYGADIETHVVLSHRAFEEVFDTASRYGADMTVMGWGPDSHGAPGRAESAIDELAHSLPSDFLVFRDRGFDPSRVLLPTAGGPDSDLAAAVAHTLRDQFDAEVTLFHVADDRARGEEFLRAWAGDHDLEDAHIRVETGDIQTRISEAAADATMLLIGATERGLISRLVRGSLVLDVLEEVDCSVLLAEKSHKRSIRERIFGTDDHNRTAERTGSDTASPPADAKNPQNESK, encoded by the coding sequence ATGAGTAGTGACGAAGAACTCGCAAAAGACCTTGGACTGTTCGCAGCACTGACGATTGGAATCGGGACGATGATCGGGGCGGGAATTTTCGTCCTTCCCGGCGAGGCCGTCGCGGATGCTGGACCGCTTACGATTCTGACGTTCATTATCGGCGGCGTCATCGCCATTTTCACCGCGCTCTCGGCATCCGAACTCGGGACGGCGATGCCGAAATCAGGCGGCGCGTACTTCTACGTCAACCGCGCTCTCGGGCCGCTTTTCGGTTCGATCGCCGGCTGGGCGAACTGGATCGGACTCGCCTTCGCCTCCGCGTTCTATATGTTCGGACTCGGAGAGTACATCAACGACTTCCTCGGCATGGGTGCGGTCGGCATCGGTCCGGTAACGCTCATGCCCGCGCAGGTAATCGGGCTCGTCGGGGCCCTGTTGTTCATCGGTGTCAACTACGCCGGGGCGAAAGAGACCGGGACGCTCCAGATCATTATCGTCACGGTGCTTTTGGGAATCCTGGGAACGTTCTCGGCCGTCGCGATTTTCAACGCTGACGCCGACTCGCTACGCCCCATCGCGCCGTCGGGAACGACCGGCGAGGTGTTGCCCGTCACCGGCGTCATCTTCGTCTCCTATCTCGGGTTCGTTCAGATCACGTCTGTCGCCGAGGAGATCAAAAATCCCGGCAAAAACCTTCCTCGAGCCGTTATCGGATCCGTTCTCATCGTGACGACTATCTACGCCGTGTTTCTTACCTTACTTCTTGCCTCGGTGCCCACAGAGCTCGTAAATGGTAATAAGACAGCCGTCGTCGACGCCGCTCAGCTCCTCTTCGGCCAGTATAGTATCTCCGGGTACGACCTCGGGGCGATCGGGGCTACTCTCCTGTTGTTCGGCGGATTGTTGGCGACAGCCTCCTCGGCGAACGCGTCGATTCTTTCCTCGTCTCGAATCAACTTCGCGATGGGCCGGGAGAAAATTGTAACGCCGAAGCTCAACGACATCCATCCGCGATTTGGCACTCCCTACAGGTCGATCGCGATCACCGGCGCTCTGATCGTGGTGTTCTTGCTCGTGGGCAACCTCGAGACCCTCGCGACGGCGAGTTCGGTGTTGCACCTGATCGTCTATGGCTTGCTCAACATCGCCCTCATCGTCATGCGAGAAGCCGAGCCGGAGGGATACGATCCCGATTTCGAGGTCCCGTTCTATCCGGTCGTTCCGATCATCGGTGCCCTCTCGTCGTTCGCATTGATCGTGTACATCAATCCGCAGATCGTGTTCCTGTCCGCGCTGTTCGTCCTCTTCGCTGCGGTCTGGTATCTCCTGTATGCCCGTCAGAAGGTCGAATCTGCCGGCGTCCTCGCTGGCTGGATCCTCGACCGCTCTGAGGAACTTCCCGACGCCGCCGTCTCGGCTGCCGCGTCGGTCCAGCCCGAAAAGAGCGACTACCGCGTGCTGGTGCCGCTTGCAAACCCGAGCAACGAAGCCCATCTGATAACGCTTGCCTCCGCCATCGCGAACGAGCGCGACGGAACCGTCGTCGCCGTCAACATCGAGCAGATCCCGGATCAAACGTCGCTCCAGAGCGCTCGAGAGCAGGGCGACTACGAGGCGGCTGAGCAACTCTTAGAGCAGGCACAGGCAGACGCCGAAACGTACGGAGCGGACATCGAGACCCACGTTGTCCTCTCCCACCGAGCCTTCGAGGAGGTGTTCGACACCGCAAGCCGCTACGGTGCGGACATGACGGTGATGGGCTGGGGTCCGGACTCCCACGGCGCACCCGGGCGCGCCGAAAGCGCCATCGACGAACTCGCTCACTCGCTTCCCAGCGACTTCCTGGTGTTTCGCGATCGAGGATTCGACCCGTCTCGAGTTCTCTTGCCGACGGCTGGCGGTCCGGATTCCGACCTTGCGGCGGCGGTCGCACACACCTTGCGCGACCAGTTCGACGCCGAGGTGACGCTGTTTCACGTGGCCGACGACCGCGCGCGCGGCGAGGAGTTCCTCAGAGCATGGGCTGGCGATCACGACCTCGAAGACGCCCACATTCGGGTCGAGACCGGCGACATTCAGACGCGTATTTCCGAGGCCGCCGCGGACGCGACGATGCTCCTGATCGGTGCCACGGAGCGAGGGCTGATTTCGCGACTCGTTCGCGGGTCGCTCGTCCTCGACGTCCTAGAGGAGGTCGATTGCTCCGTGTTGCTCGCCGAGAAAAGCCACAAACGAAGCATTCGCGAGCGGATCTTCGGGACCGACGACCACAATCGGACAGCCGAACGGACGGGATCGGACACTGCGTCACCACCGGCCGACGCCAAGAACCCACAGAACGAATCTAAATGA
- a CDS encoding sugar phosphate nucleotidyltransferase: MTVRSAIVLAAGEGVRLRPLTRHRPKPMLPAATKPILEHVFDELIEAGIERLTMVVGYGRTSVQSHFGSSYRDVPIEYAIQNKQLGSAHALEAALPTVDEPSLVVNGDQLIDASIVQDTIDRHDEGAAGTIGVIAASDVTAYGGVIVDSDRTVAELVENPTDDRSYRLNAGVYVLEPDAIDIVTAVDPRDGEYSLVDGLSLLLERGKTVNAAETGGMWIDATYPWDLLEVAETLFDTGTIENAVSPSAQVHESATIVEPAIVSPDCVIGPGAVVGPYVSLGHNVTIGPNATLENSVVDSDTRIGPNATVLDCVTGRGVEIGVGSTVIGGPSDVRVGRTVHEGQRLGALLADRTTDEGGVTYAPGTIVGSEATIHAGTTVRGSVESETEVR, from the coding sequence ATGACCGTTCGATCCGCGATCGTGCTGGCCGCGGGCGAGGGCGTTCGCCTTCGGCCGCTGACCAGACACCGGCCCAAGCCGATGTTGCCCGCCGCGACGAAACCGATCCTCGAGCACGTCTTCGACGAACTCATCGAGGCCGGTATCGAGCGGCTGACGATGGTCGTCGGCTACGGGCGCACCTCCGTCCAGTCCCATTTCGGATCGAGTTACCGAGACGTTCCGATCGAGTACGCGATTCAGAACAAACAACTCGGCAGCGCACACGCGCTCGAGGCCGCGCTGCCGACCGTCGACGAACCGTCGCTCGTCGTCAACGGCGACCAGTTGATCGACGCGTCGATCGTTCAGGACACGATCGACCGCCACGACGAGGGTGCCGCCGGAACCATCGGCGTCATCGCGGCCAGCGACGTTACGGCGTACGGCGGCGTCATCGTCGACTCGGACCGTACCGTCGCAGAACTCGTCGAGAACCCGACGGACGATCGGAGCTACCGACTGAACGCGGGCGTCTACGTGCTGGAACCGGACGCGATCGACATCGTCACGGCCGTCGATCCGCGTGATGGGGAGTACTCGTTGGTCGACGGCCTCTCGCTGCTACTCGAGCGCGGGAAGACGGTCAACGCGGCCGAAACCGGGGGGATGTGGATCGACGCGACGTATCCGTGGGACCTCCTCGAGGTCGCCGAAACGCTGTTCGATACAGGGACAATCGAGAACGCCGTGTCTCCCTCCGCACAGGTTCACGAGTCGGCCACCATCGTCGAGCCGGCAATCGTCTCCCCCGACTGCGTGATCGGTCCGGGCGCGGTCGTCGGGCCGTACGTCTCGCTCGGACACAACGTCACTATCGGACCGAACGCGACCCTCGAGAACAGCGTCGTCGATTCGGACACCCGAATCGGACCGAACGCGACCGTCCTCGACTGCGTAACCGGCCGCGGCGTCGAAATCGGGGTCGGGTCCACTGTGATCGGCGGCCCTAGCGATGTCCGCGTCGGGAGGACCGTCCACGAAGGACAGCGACTGGGCGCGTTGCTCGCCGATCGGACGACAGACGAGGGCGGCGTCACGTACGCCCCCGGGACCATCGTCGGTTCCGAGGCGACGATACATGCGGGAACGACGGTTCGCGGTTCGGTCGAGTCCGAGACGGAGGTCCGATAG